Proteins encoded in a region of the Podarcis muralis chromosome 2, rPodMur119.hap1.1, whole genome shotgun sequence genome:
- the LOC114588408 gene encoding histone H2A-like, producing the protein MSGRGKTGGKARAKAKSRSSRAGLQFPVGRVHRLLRKGNYAERIGGGAPVYLAAVLEYLSAEILELAGNAARDNKKSRIVPRHLQLAVRNDEELNKLLGGVTIAQGGVLPNIHAVLLPKKTEALHSAVAAKAAAKPVTKAAKGTKMALKASTAPVAVQ; encoded by the coding sequence ATGTCAGGTCGCGGCAAGACAGGCGGGAAGGCACGAGCCAAGGCCAAGTCCCGCTCTTCCAGAGCCGGGCTGCAGTTTCCCGTGGGCAGAGTCCATCGACTGCTGCGTAAGGGAAACTACGCCGAGCGCATCGGCGGCGGAGCGCCCGTTTACTTGGCCGCGGTGCTCGAGTACCTCAGCGCCGAGATCCTGGAGCTGGCCGGCAACGCAGCCAGGGACAACAAGAAGAGTCGGATCGTCCCGCGCCACTTGCAGTTGGCTGTGCGCAACGATGAGGAGTTGAATAAGTTGCTGGGCGGTGTGACCATCGCGCAGGGCGGAGTCCTGCCCAACATCCACGCCGTCTTGCTGCCCAAGAAGACCGAAGCTCTGCATAGCGCGGTCGCCGCCAAGGCCGCGGCCAAACCCGTCACCAAGGCCGCCAAAGGGACCAAAATGGCCCTCAAGGCCAGCACCGCGCCCGTTGCAGTTCAGTAA